From the Mytilus trossulus isolate FHL-02 unplaced genomic scaffold, PNRI_Mtr1.1.1.hap1 h1tg000085l___fragment_1__unscaffolded, whole genome shotgun sequence genome, one window contains:
- the LOC134699728 gene encoding solute carrier family 35 member F5-like: protein MLGTTRLTKVQRLVLGIIVLLVVDLIWVGSSELTEYLFKEEDFNKPFFTTYAKTSMFMIYLFGFLFWEPWRRQCRNGGNLPNLISQLQDDNIEEERPSSPDTNHTLSDPVYVPVRRGEDKTSGTESDDCSLSSGKSVRFNKVSEVRHLSETYAEDANLARLSYSASLLAEEARLRSMSKLSVKQVMKLALFFCILWFFANFSYQQALLDTQAGVVNVLSSTSGLFTLICAAIFPSSGADRFSLSKLVTVLVSIGGIVMVSLADMNMEKGIPAGALWAVLGSMLYAFYLVSLRRNVDHEDKLDIPMFFGFVGFFCVIFIWPGFFITHYSKEETFQWPNGKQWLFICINGLIGTVVSEFLWLWGCFLTSSLIATLSLSLTIPLTMLADVIFKGIPYTWLFYVGTLPVFIAFFAVSLLTHYENWDPVLIGCKKILHCICRKRILPRYREVDREQTESLINDNSVQ, encoded by the exons ATGTTGGGAACAACTAGACTAACCAAAGTCCAGAGATTGGTTCTTGGTATAATAGTTCTATTGGTTGTAGATTTAATCTGGGTTGGATCATCAGAGTTAACAGag tacttGTTTAAAGAAGAAGATTttaataaacctttttttacaACTTATGCCAAGACTAGcatgtttatgatatatttgtttggcttcCTGTTTTGGGAACCATGGAGAAGACAGTGTAGAAATGGCGGTAATTTACCT aatttaatttcTCAATTGCAAGATGACAACATTGAAGAAGAAAGACCTAGTAGTCCAGACACTAACCATACTCTG AGTGATCCAGTTTATGTACCAGTACGGAGGGGTGAGGATAAAACCAGTGGCACAGAATCTGATGATTGTAGCT TATCATCGGGGAAGTCAGTTAGGTTCAATAAAGTTTCAGAAGTGAGACATCTTTCAG AGACCTATGCAGAGGATGCTAATCTTGCTAGATTGTCCTACTCTGCCTCATTGCTGGCAGAGGAAGCTAGATTGAGATCTATGAGCAAATTATCTGTCAAACAAGTCATGAAGTTAGCtttatttttctgtatattG TGGTTTTTTGCTAATTTTTCCTACCAGCAAGCTTTGTTGGATACTCAAGCTGGAGTAGTGAACGTCCTATCGTCTACGTCAGGGTTGTTTACTTTAATATGTGCAGCTATATTTCCTAGCTCAGGAGCAGACAgattttcattatcaaaacTAGTAACAGTTTTAGTCAG TATTGGTGGCATTGTGATGGTGAGCCTAGCTGATATGAATATGGAGAAAGGGATACCAGCAGGAGCTCTATGGGCTGTCCTGGGTTCAATGCTCTATGCTTTTTATCTAGTTTCTCTTCGAAGAAATGTTGACCATGAAGATAAACTAGATATTCCTATGTTTTTTG gtTTTGTAGGTTTTTTCTGTGTGATATTTATATGGCCAGGCTTTTTCATAACTCACTATAGTAAAGAAGAGACATTCCAGTGGCCAAATGGGAAGCAATGGCTGTTTATATGTATAAACGGTTTAATAGGAACTGTTGTGTCAGAATTTTTATGGCTGTG ggGATGTTTTCTGACATCATCACTCATTGCTACACTATCACTGAGTCTTACTATACCGCTTACTATGTTAGCAGATGTTATTTTTAAAGGA aTTCCATACACTTGGTTATTTTATGTTGGTACTTTACCAGTTTTTATTGCATTCTTTGCTGTGAGTTTACTAACCCATTACGAGAACTGGGATCCAGTCTTGATTGGATgtaaaaaaattctacattgtATATGTAGGAAAAGAATTTTGCCAAG ataCAGAGAAGTGGACAGAGAACAAACAGAAAGTCTGATAAATGATAATAGTGTCCAGTAA